A stretch of Microcystis aeruginosa FD4 DNA encodes these proteins:
- a CDS encoding toll/interleukin-1 receptor domain-containing protein, which produces MPFLTFLLSSLSISTYYKGEMLPLRLEAQALASLFNLFADQIECVVLNACYSEVQAKAIAEHISYVVGMSKAIGDKAAIEFAVGFYDALGAGRTVEFAYKLGCNSIEIAGISEHLTPQLLSNSDILTNKVSSQAEVNPSGEPSTKYNQKQTEIDQLDSELKEKEMPSIFICYSHKDEIWRDRLLEFLQSLNFEKQIVWSDLDLEQGDIWDEKIKEVLPKVTVAVVLVSQAILNSTYVHNEELPRLLQRFEDKEVRIIPLFVKYADVENVPFHYTNEQGEAKTFYLNQAQSPRNNSPRNPLYILPEAEQDKVLLSVVQNLRSLIDKKKDRSSK; this is translated from the coding sequence TTGCCTTTTTTAACTTTTTTATTGAGTTCATTAAGCATTTCTACTTATTACAAAGGTGAGATGCTCCCGTTGAGGCTTGAGGCTCAAGCATTAGCAAGTTTATTTAACTTATTTGCTGACCAAATAGAATGTGTAGTTCTCAATGCTTGTTATTCGGAGGTTCAAGCAAAAGCGATCGCAGAGCATATTTCTTATGTGGTGGGGATGAGCAAAGCCATTGGGGATAAAGCAGCCATTGAGTTTGCGGTGGGTTTCTATGATGCTTTAGGCGCAGGAAGGACGGTGGAATTTGCTTATAAATTAGGCTGTAATTCTATTGAGATAGCAGGAATATCAGAACATCTAACTCCACAATTGTTGTCTAATTCTGACATATTGACCAATAAAGTTTCGTCTCAAGCAGAAGTCAATCCATCGGGAGAACCCTCAACAAAATATAATCAAAAACAAACTGAGATTGACCAATTAGATTCAGAATTAAAGGAAAAAGAAATGCCCTCAATTTTTATTTGTTATTCCCACAAAGATGAAATATGGAGAGATAGGCTTTTAGAATTTCTGCAATCTCTTAACTTTGAGAAACAAATAGTCTGGTCAGATCTTGATTTAGAACAGGGGGATATTTGGGATGAAAAGATTAAAGAAGTCTTACCCAAAGTAACGGTAGCAGTTGTTTTAGTAAGTCAAGCTATTCTTAATTCTACTTATGTTCATAATGAAGAGTTACCTCGTCTTTTGCAAAGATTTGAAGATAAAGAAGTACGGATAATTCCTTTATTTGTTAAATATGCAGATGTTGAAAATGTTCCTTTTCACTACACGAATGAACAGGGAGAAGCTAAAACATTTTACTTAAATCAAGCTCAGTCTCCCCGTAATAATTCTCCTCGTAATCCTCTTTATATTTTACCTGAAGCAGAGCAAGATAAAGTCTTATTATCTGTTGTTCAAAATTTGCGATCACTTATAGATAAAAAAAAAGATAGAAGTTCCAAGTGA
- a CDS encoding ISKra4 family transposase (programmed frameshift), with protein MLSENEKRIKELCQELGQCLYEQSQVEKFNNLAEIEETVRDLMIQYVNPEIGNFFVKTSTGETAGRTRKVKSILGELPITEKQAKKLEVKPRTQMSPMLEKNCLLLSGDESYEKSAQKIKSLTGIAVSHSTQQRLVHRYAFEELPSNPEVEVEEMSIDGGKVRLRTAKGKALIWRDYKAVSFHQLGVAAFFQDNSALLDLVNSQVLAEPLICLGDGHDGIWNLFGQIGEKQERIEILDWYHLIENLYKVGGSFQRIDEVKCFLWKGEVDAAISCFEGWSEPQVENFIIYLNKHKHRIVNYGYLQAEGISIGSGSVESKIKQIAHRLKITGASWESGNVPQVLRHRSAYLNGCLF; from the exons ATGTTATCAGAAAATGAAAAAAGAATTAAAGAGTTATGTCAAGAGTTAGGGCAATGTCTTTATGAACAATCCCAAGTTGAGAAATTTAATAACTTGGCAGAGATAGAAGAGACTGTTAGAGATTTAATGATTCAGTATGTCAACCCAGAAATCGGTA ATTTTTTTGTCAAAACAAGCACAGGAGAAACAGCCGGTCGGACAAGAAAAGTAAAAAGTATTTTGGGCGAATTACCAATTACAGAAAAACAAGCGAAGAAGTTAGAAGTAAAGCCTCGGACTCAGATGAGTCCAATGTTAGAGAAGAACTGTTTGCTATTAAGTGGCGATGAATCCTACGAGAAATCGGCGCAGAAAATCAAATCATTGACAGGAATTGCTGTTTCTCACAGTACCCAACAACGCCTCGTACATCGCTATGCTTTTGAAGAATTACCGTCTAACCCAGAAGTTGAAGTCGAAGAAATGAGCATAGATGGCGGTAAGGTACGACTAAGAACTGCCAAGGGAAAAGCCTTGATTTGGCGTGATTATAAAGCAGTGAGTTTTCATCAACTGGGGGTAGCGGCCTTTTTTCAAGATAACTCGGCTTTATTAGATTTGGTTAATTCTCAAGTTTTGGCTGAACCTTTAATTTGTTTAGGAGATGGACATGATGGTATCTGGAATTTATTTGGTCAGATAGGAGAGAAACAGGAAAGAATTGAAATATTGGATTGGTATCATTTAATCGAAAACCTCTATAAAGTTGGCGGGTCATTCCAGCGGATTGATGAGGTAAAATGTTTTCTATGGAAGGGGGAAGTGGATGCTGCTATCTCCTGTTTTGAGGGATGGTCAGAGCCGCAAGTGGAGAATTTTATTATTTATTTGAACAAGCATAAACATCGAATTGTCAATTATGGTTATTTGCAGGCAGAGGGCATTTCGATTGGCTCTGGCTCTGTTGAATCAAAAATTAAACAAATTGCTCATCGTCTTAAAATTACTGGTGCAAGTTGGGAATCTGGTAATGTACCGCAAGTCCTTCGTCATCGCTCTGCCTATCTAAATGGTTGCCTTTTTTAA